In Gopherus flavomarginatus isolate rGopFla2 chromosome 1, rGopFla2.mat.asm, whole genome shotgun sequence, a single genomic region encodes these proteins:
- the LOC127058298 gene encoding olfactory receptor 51G2-like produces MSAVNDTKLNSAVFLLTGIPGKQDVHLWISIPFCLMYVISTVGNSVILFIVKTDPSFHEPMYIFLSMLAITDLALLISTMPTTLGIFLFNSREISLDACFAQLFFIHSLAFIESSVLLLMAFDRFVAICNPLRYASILTLPRIQKMGLVFVLRGVSLIFPLPFLLKRFQYCRVNVLSHCYCLHQDLVKMACTDITINYIYGFFLTVTVLGLDSLFIFLSYVMILKTVLKITSHMECLRALNTCVSHLCAVLLFYTPQLGLGLIHGYWKTSPPLLNLFLGYISLFVPPLMNPIVYTVKSQQLSARIIRMFFK; encoded by the coding sequence ATGTCAGCTGTCAATGATACCAAATTGAACTCAGCAGTATTTCTTCTCACTGGGATACCTGGGAAGCAAGACGTCCATCTCTGGATCTCTATCCCCTTCTGCTTAATGTATGTTATTTCGACagtaggaaattcagtcattctgttcattGTAAAAACAGATCCGAGCTTTcatgagcccatgtacattttcctttccatgttggccaTCACAGACCTTGCCTTGTTGATATCCACCATGCCGACAACACTGGGTATATTCTTGTTTAACTCTAGGGAGATCAGTCTGGATGCTTGTTTtgcccagctgttcttcatccactcACTTGCATTCATTGAATCATCAGTACTCCTGTTGATGGCCTTTGATCGATTCGTTGCTATCTGTAACCCACTGAGATACGCTTCTATCTTAACCCTGCCAAGAATTCAAAAGATGGGACTGGTGTTTGTGCTAAGAGGGGTGTCTTTAATATTCCCACTGCCCTTTCTCCTTAAACGGTTCCAATATTGTCGAGTCAATGTCCTCTCACATTGCTACTGCCTGCACCAGGATCTTGTTAAGATGGCTTGTACGGACATCACAATCAACTACATCTATGGCTTCTTTCTTACAGTCACAGTGTTGGGGTTGGATTCACTGTTCATCTTCCTTTCGTATGTGATGATCCTCAAAACAGTGCTGAAAATTACGTCCCATATGGAGTGCCTTAGGGCCCTGAACACATGTGTCTCTCACCTCTGTGCTGTCCTGCTCTTTTACACACCACAGCTTGGCTTGGGTCTGATACATGGATATTGGAAGACATCTCCTCCTTTGCTCAACCTTTTCCTGGGCTACATCTCTCTTTTTGTCCCACCACTTATGAACCCAATTGTGTACACTGTGAAAAGCCAACAACTTTCTGCGAGGATAATCAGGATGTTCTTCAAGTGA
- the LOC127055891 gene encoding olfactory receptor 51G2-like, whose translation MMSAVNDTKFSFAVFLLTGIPGQEDVHLWISILFCLVYVISIVGNSVILFIVKTDPSLHEPMYIFLSMLAITDLALSIATMPTTLGIFLFNSREISLDACFAQLFFIHSLSFIESSVLLLMAFDRFVAICKPLRYASILTLPRIGKMGLVIVLRGVSLIFPLPFLLKRFQYCQANVLSHCYCLHQDVIKMACADITVNYIYGFFLIVTVVGLDSLFIFLSYVMILKTVLKVMSNVECLRALNTCVSHLCAVLLFYTPRIGLGLIHGYWKTSPRLLNLFLGYISLFVPPLMNPIVYTVKSQHLSARIIRVFFK comes from the coding sequence ATGATGTCAGCTGTCAATGACACCAAATTCAGCTTTGCAGTGTTCCTTCTCACCGGGATACCTGGGCAGGAAGACGTTCATCTCTGGATCTCTATCCTCTTCTGCTTAGTATATGTTATTTCAatagtaggaaattcagtcattctgttcattGTAAAAACAGATCCAAgtctccatgagcccatgtacatttttctttccatGTTGGCCATCACAGACCTTGCCTTGTCGATAGCCACCATGCCTACAACACTGGGTATATTCTTGTTTAACTCTAGGGAGATCAGTCTGGATGCTTGTTTtgcccagctgttcttcatccactcACTTTCATTCATTGAATCATCGGTACTCCTGTTGATGGCCTTTGATCGCTTTGTTGCTATCTGTAAGCCACTGAGATATGCTTCTATCTTAACCCTGCCAAGAATTGGAAAGATGGGACTGGTGATTGTGCTAAGAGGGGTGTCTTTAATATTCCCACTGCCCTTTCTCCTTAAACGGTTCCAATATTGTCAAGCCAATGTCCTCTCCCATTGCTACTGCCTGCACCAGGATGTTATTAAGATGGCTTGTGCGGACATCACAGTCAACTACATCTATGGCTTCTTTCTTATAGTTACAGTGGTGGGGTTGGATTCACTGTTCATCTTCCTCTCATATGTTATGATCCTCAAAACAGTGCTGAAAGTCATGTCCAATGTGGAGTGCCTTAGGGCCCTGAACACATgtgtctcccacctctgtgctgtCCTCCTCTTCTACACACCACGGATTGGCTTGGGTCTGATACACGGATATTGGAAGACCTCTCCTCGACTGCTCAATCTTTTCCTGGGCTACATTTCTCTTTTTGTCCCACCACTTATGAACCCAATTGTGTACACTGTGAAAAGCCAACACCTTTCTGCTAGGATAATCAGGGTGTTCTTCAAGTGA